One window of the Rhizobiaceae bacterium genome contains the following:
- a CDS encoding FAD-binding oxidoreductase — translation MSDEIAVDVAIVGAGIAGVGVAAAISGDLSCVVLEQEERPAYHSTGRSAALFLRNYGNTVIRTLTAASAPIYEVRDTTLFPNPLLTPRGLLMVANEDGRASLAESVASAVTMREISIGEAVSRVPILNRDWLVAAAYDADGQDIDVAALHEGFLKKARANGASIVCRAPVARAERKDGVWLVETPAARIRARTLVNAAGAWADRVAATAGVAPIDLQPLRRSMAVLPSPEGFDTRNWPAFEDARETWYCKSDGGRFFVSPADEDPVDPHDAFADDMVLAEGLHRYEQAVTTPVTRVERSWAGLRTFAPDRTPAVGFDRTAEGFFWLAGQGGYGIQTAPALSKLAGDMIRGLAPAADVESAVEALSPNRFR, via the coding sequence GTGAGCGACGAAATCGCGGTGGACGTTGCCATCGTCGGAGCTGGTATCGCGGGTGTCGGCGTTGCCGCGGCGATTTCCGGTGATTTGTCCTGTGTCGTCCTCGAGCAGGAGGAGCGGCCGGCCTATCATTCGACGGGCCGCTCGGCGGCGCTTTTCCTGCGCAACTACGGCAACACGGTCATCCGCACGCTGACCGCGGCCAGCGCGCCGATCTACGAAGTCCGCGACACCACGCTTTTTCCCAATCCGCTGCTGACACCGCGCGGGCTGCTCATGGTCGCCAACGAGGACGGCCGGGCAAGTCTCGCCGAGAGCGTGGCAAGCGCGGTGACGATGCGGGAAATCAGCATCGGTGAAGCAGTGTCCCGCGTCCCGATCCTCAACCGCGATTGGCTGGTGGCCGCCGCCTACGATGCGGACGGTCAGGATATCGACGTGGCGGCGCTCCACGAGGGTTTTTTGAAGAAGGCGCGCGCCAACGGTGCTTCGATCGTCTGCCGCGCGCCGGTCGCGCGCGCCGAACGAAAGGATGGCGTCTGGCTTGTGGAGACGCCGGCCGCGCGTATCCGGGCGCGAACGCTGGTGAATGCCGCCGGCGCCTGGGCCGATCGCGTCGCCGCGACCGCCGGGGTCGCGCCGATCGACCTGCAGCCGTTGCGCCGCTCCATGGCCGTGCTGCCGTCGCCGGAAGGTTTTGACACGCGCAACTGGCCGGCCTTCGAGGATGCGCGCGAGACGTGGTACTGCAAGTCGGACGGCGGGCGCTTCTTCGTCTCGCCGGCCGACGAGGACCCGGTCGATCCGCATGACGCCTTCGCCGACGACATGGTGCTGGCCGAGGGGCTCCATCGCTATGAGCAGGCGGTGACGACGCCGGTCACCCGCGTCGAGCGGAGTTGGGCCGGCCTGCGCACCTTCGCGCCCGACCGCACGCCGGCCGTCGGTTTCGACCGGACTGCGGAGGGATTTTTCTGGCTGGCGGGGCAGGGCGGGTACGGCATCCAGACGGCGCCGGCCCTGTCGAAGCTCGCCGGCGACATGATAAGGGGTCTCGCCCCCGCCGCCGATGTCGAGAGCGCCGTCGAGGCGCTTTCGCCCAACCGTTTCCGTTGA
- a CDS encoding glycine C-acetyltransferase, protein MSDSFLAHIASELEGLKAAGLYKTERVITSMQSAEIEVAGGARVLNFCANNYLGLADNAELREAAKKALDRYGYGMASVRFICGTQEEHKQLEARISTFLGFEDTILYGSCFDANGGLFETLLGEEDAVISDALNHASIIDGVRLSKAKRFRYVNNDMAALEEELRRAEGSRFKLIATDGVFSMDGIIANLGGVCDLAEKYGAMVMVDDSHAVGFVGRHGRGSAEHCGVEGRVDIVTGTLGKALGGASGGYTSGKREVVDWLRQRSRPYLFSNTLMPAIASASLKVFDLIGNGDGLRRRLYDNAARFREKMTQAGFRLAGADHPIIPVMLGDAALAQEMAARMLTRGIYVIGFSFPVVPKGQARIRTQMSAAHSSADVDRAVKAFVAVGKELGVV, encoded by the coding sequence ATGTCGGATTCCTTCCTCGCCCATATCGCTTCCGAGCTTGAGGGGCTGAAGGCTGCCGGCCTCTACAAGACGGAACGCGTCATCACCTCGATGCAGTCGGCCGAGATCGAGGTCGCCGGCGGCGCGCGGGTGCTCAATTTCTGCGCCAACAACTACCTCGGTCTCGCCGACAATGCCGAATTGCGCGAGGCGGCGAAGAAGGCGCTGGACCGTTACGGCTACGGCATGGCCTCGGTTCGCTTCATCTGCGGCACGCAGGAGGAGCACAAGCAACTGGAGGCGCGGATTTCGACGTTCCTCGGCTTCGAGGATACCATCCTCTACGGCTCCTGCTTCGATGCCAATGGCGGCCTGTTCGAAACCCTGCTCGGCGAGGAGGACGCGGTCATCTCGGACGCGCTCAACCACGCCTCGATCATCGACGGCGTCCGCCTCTCCAAGGCAAAGCGCTTCCGCTACGTCAACAACGACATGGCGGCGCTTGAGGAAGAACTGAGACGAGCCGAAGGCAGCCGCTTCAAGCTGATCGCCACCGATGGCGTCTTCTCCATGGACGGCATCATCGCCAATCTCGGCGGTGTTTGCGACCTCGCGGAAAAATACGGCGCGATGGTCATGGTCGACGACAGCCACGCCGTCGGTTTCGTCGGCAGGCATGGCCGCGGCTCGGCCGAGCATTGCGGCGTCGAGGGCAGGGTGGACATCGTCACCGGCACGCTCGGCAAGGCGCTCGGCGGCGCGTCGGGCGGCTATACGTCGGGCAAGCGCGAAGTGGTCGACTGGCTGCGCCAGCGTTCGCGCCCCTACCTCTTCTCCAACACGCTGATGCCGGCGATCGCCTCCGCCTCGCTGAAAGTGTTCGACCTGATCGGGAATGGCGACGGCCTGCGGCGCCGGCTCTACGACAATGCCGCGCGCTTCCGCGAGAAGATGACGCAGGCCGGCTTCCGGCTTGCCGGCGCGGACCATCCGATCATCCCGGTGATGCTGGGCGACGCGGCATTGGCGCAGGAGATGGCGGCGCGGATGCTCACGCGCGGCATCTATGTGATCGGCTTCTCCTTCCCGGTCGTGCCGAAGGGGCAGGCCCGCATCCGCACCCAGATGTCCGCCGCCCATTCGAGCGCCGATGTCGACCGCGCTGTCAAGGCGTTCGTCGCGGTCGGAAAGGAACTGGGGGTCGTGTGA
- a CDS encoding TIGR01244 family sulfur transferase, with amino-acid sequence MNPRQISEDYTVSPQISVEDVAAIKAAGFKSVICNRPDNEDAGQPSADTIRKAVEAAGLTFRHVPVISGQMTPHDVEAQAKALDELEGPVFAYCRSGTRCANLFTGVQQLRG; translated from the coding sequence ATGAACCCCCGCCAGATTTCCGAAGACTACACCGTTTCCCCCCAGATTTCCGTCGAGGATGTCGCGGCGATCAAGGCCGCCGGCTTCAAAAGCGTGATCTGCAACCGTCCGGACAATGAAGATGCCGGCCAGCCTTCCGCCGACACGATTCGCAAGGCGGTCGAGGCGGCAGGCCTTACATTCCGCCATGTCCCGGTCATCAGCGGCCAGATGACGCCTCACGACGTCGAGGCGCAGGCCAAGGCGCTGGACGAGCTGGAAGGACCTGTCTTCGCCTACTGCCGTTCCGGCACGCGCTGCGCCAATCTCTTTACGGGCGTGCAGCAGCTGAGGGGATAG
- a CDS encoding type II toxin-antitoxin system VapC family toxin, which translates to MAIVIDSSIAVCWGTPDEVSSLADTALTIAGKEGMQVPALFWHELANVMLVNERRGRITPELSRKAIQLVEKMLPSTDKIIDTGAILALGRQHGLSAYDAAYLELAKRISAPLATLDRKLAQAAEAEGVPVNPTA; encoded by the coding sequence GTGGCAATCGTCATCGACAGTTCGATCGCTGTCTGCTGGGGAACGCCGGATGAAGTCTCCTCTCTCGCCGACACTGCCCTGACGATCGCCGGCAAGGAAGGGATGCAGGTGCCCGCTCTCTTCTGGCACGAACTCGCCAATGTGATGCTGGTCAACGAGCGGCGCGGACGGATCACGCCGGAACTGTCGCGCAAGGCGATACAACTTGTCGAAAAGATGCTTCCCTCGACTGACAAGATCATCGACACCGGCGCGATCCTCGCACTCGGTCGACAGCACGGGCTTTCCGCCTACGACGCCGCCTATCTCGAACTGGCCAAACGGATCAGCGCGCCGCTGGCGACGCTCGACCGAAAACTGGCGCAAGCGGCGGAGGCCGAAGGTGTCCCCGTCAACCCGACGGCGTAG
- the tdh gene encoding L-threonine 3-dehydrogenase, with product MSNMMRALVKARSEPGIWMENVPVPEIGPNDVLIKVRKSAICGTDVHIYNWDRWAEKTVPVPMVTGHEFVGTVADFGAAVTEYKVGQRVSGEGHIVCGHCRNCRAGRGHLCRNTMGVGVNRPGSFAEYVAIPQHNVVKIPDDVPDEVAAIFDPLGNAVHTALSFDLVGEDVLVTGAGPIGIMGALVAQCVGARKVVITDINPVRLALAKKLGVQHVVDASKEKLRDVMDGIGMTEGFDVGLEMSGAAPAFREMIDTMNNGGKIAILGIAPTGFEIEWNKVIFKMLHLKGIYGREMFETWYKMIALVQGPLDVSGLITHRIGIDDYISGFEAMKSGNSGKVVMDW from the coding sequence ATGTCCAACATGATGCGCGCCCTCGTCAAAGCCCGCTCCGAGCCCGGCATCTGGATGGAAAACGTGCCGGTCCCGGAGATCGGGCCTAACGACGTGCTCATCAAGGTGCGCAAGTCGGCCATTTGCGGCACCGACGTCCATATCTACAACTGGGACCGGTGGGCTGAGAAGACCGTGCCGGTGCCGATGGTGACCGGCCATGAATTCGTCGGCACCGTTGCCGATTTTGGCGCAGCCGTCACCGAGTACAAGGTCGGCCAGCGCGTGTCCGGCGAAGGCCACATCGTCTGTGGCCATTGCCGCAACTGCCGCGCTGGACGCGGCCATCTCTGCCGCAACACGATGGGCGTCGGCGTCAACCGGCCGGGCTCCTTCGCCGAATATGTCGCCATCCCGCAGCACAATGTGGTGAAGATCCCCGACGACGTGCCGGACGAGGTGGCGGCCATCTTCGACCCGCTCGGCAACGCCGTCCACACCGCGCTCTCCTTCGATCTCGTCGGCGAGGACGTGCTAGTCACCGGCGCCGGCCCTATCGGCATCATGGGCGCGCTGGTGGCGCAATGCGTCGGCGCGCGGAAGGTCGTCATCACCGACATCAATCCCGTCCGCCTCGCTCTGGCGAAGAAGCTCGGCGTCCAGCATGTGGTCGACGCCTCGAAGGAGAAGCTGCGCGACGTCATGGACGGGATCGGCATGACCGAAGGCTTCGATGTCGGCCTGGAAATGTCGGGCGCGGCCCCCGCCTTCCGCGAAATGATCGACACGATGAACAATGGCGGCAAGATCGCCATTCTCGGCATCGCGCCGACCGGCTTCGAGATCGAGTGGAACAAGGTCATCTTCAAGATGCTGCATCTGAAGGGCATCTACGGCCGCGAGATGTTCGAGACCTGGTACAAGATGATCGCGCTGGTGCAGGGCCCGCTCGATGTCTCCGGCCTCATCACCCACCGCATCGGCATCGACGATTACATTTCCGGCTTCGAGGCCATGAAGAGCGGCAATTCCGGCAAGGTGGTGATGGACTGGTGA
- the hutC gene encoding histidine utilization repressor yields the protein MDAHAIPAEDGRSQGSLHQRILSDITEKIVSGAWPPGHRIPFEHVLTEQYGCSRMTVNKALTELVRVGLIERRRRSGSFVRRPQSQAAILEIHDTKTEILALGFSYRYQLLERRTSAAAAADCDRIDVEEGTPLLELTCVHFAGERPFCLERRLINQQTVPESKIVDFSVESPSAWLIARVPWSDAEHRIMAASADRETAKALVIPKGTPCLVVERRTWSGGKAITQVRLTYAAESHMLVARFAPARE from the coding sequence TTGGACGCACACGCCATTCCGGCCGAGGACGGCCGGTCGCAAGGATCGCTGCACCAGCGCATCCTGTCCGATATCACGGAAAAGATCGTTTCCGGCGCATGGCCGCCCGGTCACAGGATTCCGTTCGAGCATGTGCTGACTGAGCAGTACGGTTGTTCGCGGATGACCGTGAACAAGGCGCTGACCGAACTCGTCAGGGTCGGCCTGATCGAGCGGCGGCGGCGGTCCGGCAGTTTCGTGCGCCGGCCGCAATCGCAGGCGGCGATTCTCGAAATCCATGACACGAAGACCGAGATTCTGGCCCTCGGCTTTTCCTATCGCTACCAGTTGCTCGAACGGCGGACCTCTGCCGCAGCCGCCGCCGATTGCGACCGGATCGATGTCGAGGAAGGCACGCCGCTGCTCGAACTCACCTGCGTGCATTTCGCGGGCGAGAGGCCGTTCTGCCTCGAACGGCGACTGATCAACCAGCAGACAGTGCCGGAATCGAAGATTGTCGATTTCTCGGTGGAATCGCCCAGCGCATGGCTGATCGCCCGGGTACCGTGGAGCGACGCCGAGCATCGGATCATGGCGGCATCGGCCGATCGCGAGACGGCGAAGGCGCTCGTCATTCCGAAGGGAACGCCATGCCTCGTGGTGGAACGCCGGACGTGGAGCGGAGGCAAGGCGATCACTCAGGTGCGCCTCACCTATGCGGCCGAGAGCCATATGCTGGTGGCCCGCTTCGCGCCCGCGCGGGAATGA
- a CDS encoding pyridoxamine 5'-phosphate oxidase family protein — protein MIITEMDRSACLALLDSARSGRLACAREDQPYVVPITFARDGGYLYSFSLVGQKIAWMRDNPKVCVQADEFIGPREWKSVVVTGRYEELPDRIGSKTQRERAWSLLSQHANWWEPGGLKPVADAPTPHLFYRVSIDELTGRHARPAE, from the coding sequence ATGATCATCACCGAGATGGACCGGTCCGCCTGCCTCGCGCTGCTCGATTCCGCGCGCAGCGGAAGGCTGGCCTGCGCCAGGGAGGATCAGCCTTACGTCGTGCCGATCACTTTCGCCCGTGACGGCGGATATCTGTACAGCTTCTCGCTGGTGGGCCAGAAGATCGCCTGGATGCGGGACAATCCGAAAGTGTGCGTGCAGGCCGACGAATTCATCGGTCCGCGCGAGTGGAAGAGCGTGGTCGTCACCGGGCGCTATGAGGAGTTGCCGGACCGCATCGGCTCGAAGACGCAGCGCGAGCGTGCGTGGTCGCTGCTCAGCCAGCACGCCAACTGGTGGGAGCCCGGCGGGCTGAAGCCGGTCGCGGACGCGCCGACGCCGCACCTCTTCTATCGCGTGAGCATCGATGAGCTGACCGGTCGCCACGCCCGGCCCGCCGAATAG
- a CDS encoding DinB family protein, with the protein MDLCGHFRRMAENNLCANDRLCRAVLALSPGEFEAPRVSFFPSIAATLNHILSIDLFYLDMLEEGGVGLRIFDSWTDFDDPVRLAAAQGECDRRYLAFCERLSAPDLERRVATDRGEEGRILERIGDLLVHIFQHDIHHRGQVHAMLSGTSVAPPQLDEYFLDFDLPRRRDEMRRLGLSG; encoded by the coding sequence ATGGATCTCTGCGGCCATTTCCGCCGCATGGCGGAAAACAACCTCTGTGCCAACGACCGGCTCTGCCGCGCTGTGCTCGCCCTCTCGCCCGGCGAGTTCGAAGCGCCGCGCGTGAGTTTCTTTCCGTCGATCGCGGCGACGCTCAACCATATCCTGTCTATCGACCTCTTCTATCTCGACATGCTGGAAGAAGGCGGCGTCGGCCTTCGCATCTTCGATAGCTGGACGGATTTTGACGATCCGGTGAGACTGGCAGCCGCGCAAGGCGAATGCGACAGGCGCTATCTGGCTTTCTGCGAACGCCTTTCCGCGCCGGACCTCGAACGGCGTGTCGCCACGGATCGCGGCGAGGAGGGGCGGATACTGGAACGCATCGGTGACCTGCTCGTCCATATCTTCCAGCACGACATCCACCATCGCGGGCAGGTGCACGCCATGCTGTCCGGCACATCGGTCGCGCCGCCGCAACTCGACGAATATTTTCTGGACTTCGATCTGCCCCGCCGGCGCGACGAGATGCGGCGGCTGGGCCTGTCAGGCTAG
- a CDS encoding fumarylacetoacetate hydrolase family protein, which translates to MKLATAKNGTRDGRLVVVSRDLTRCTDASFLAPTLQAALDDWRRIAPHLAALAESLEVGAVPSSRFHEHDAHSPLPRAYQWADGSAYVNHVELARKAGGSDTPADFWTDPLMYQGGSDTFLGPRDSIPLADPEWRLDFEGELAVIVDDVPLGASVDVARDAIRLVVLVNDISLRGLAAAELAKGFGFFQAKPSSAFSPVAVTPDELGDAWDGGKVHLPLAVDLNGKPFGRANAGVDMAFDFPRLIAHAARTRPLAAGSIIGSGTVSNKQEGGPGRPIAEGGVGYSCIMEQRIVEKLVHGSAGTAFLKAGDIVRIEMKDASGHSIFGAIEQTVAAP; encoded by the coding sequence ATGAAGCTTGCAACGGCGAAGAACGGAACACGCGACGGCCGGCTGGTCGTAGTCTCGCGGGATCTGACGCGATGCACGGATGCGTCCTTTCTCGCGCCGACGTTGCAGGCGGCCCTCGATGACTGGCGCAGGATCGCGCCACATCTTGCAGCGCTGGCTGAATCGCTTGAGGTCGGAGCAGTTCCGTCGAGCCGTTTTCACGAGCACGACGCGCATTCGCCGCTGCCGCGCGCCTATCAGTGGGCGGACGGCTCGGCCTATGTGAACCATGTCGAACTGGCCCGGAAAGCGGGAGGCTCGGACACGCCGGCGGATTTCTGGACCGATCCGTTGATGTATCAGGGCGGTTCGGACACTTTTCTCGGGCCTCGCGATTCGATCCCGCTGGCCGACCCCGAATGGCGGCTGGATTTCGAGGGAGAACTCGCCGTTATCGTGGACGACGTCCCGCTTGGCGCTTCCGTCGATGTAGCGCGCGATGCCATTCGGCTCGTTGTGCTCGTCAACGACATCTCGCTGCGTGGACTGGCGGCCGCCGAGCTTGCCAAGGGTTTTGGCTTCTTCCAGGCAAAACCGTCCTCTGCCTTTTCGCCGGTGGCGGTGACGCCGGACGAGCTGGGCGACGCATGGGACGGCGGCAAGGTGCATCTGCCGCTTGCCGTCGATCTCAACGGAAAGCCGTTCGGGCGCGCCAATGCCGGCGTCGACATGGCGTTCGACTTTCCCCGGCTCATCGCCCATGCGGCGAGGACACGTCCGCTGGCGGCGGGCAGCATCATCGGCTCCGGCACGGTGTCGAACAAGCAGGAGGGCGGGCCGGGTCGTCCGATCGCGGAAGGCGGCGTCGGCTATTCCTGCATCATGGAACAGCGCATCGTCGAGAAGCTGGTTCACGGCTCCGCCGGAACCGCATTCCTCAAGGCTGGTGATATCGTGCGAATCGAGATGAAGGACGCGTCCGGCCATTCGATCTTCGGTGCGATCGAGCAGACCGTCGCCGCGCCGTAG
- a CDS encoding RidA family protein, producing the protein MATSIKRLHAGPRMSQAVIHNNTVYLAGQVGRPGGTVAEQTKDILEAIDKLLAEAGSHKSKLLQTIIWLADMKDFAEMNAVWDKWVDGPNAPARATGEAKLAGPEYLVEIIVTAAI; encoded by the coding sequence ATGGCAACTTCCATCAAGCGCCTTCATGCAGGCCCGCGCATGAGCCAGGCCGTCATCCACAACAACACCGTCTATCTCGCCGGTCAGGTCGGCAGGCCGGGCGGCACGGTGGCCGAGCAGACGAAGGATATTCTCGAGGCGATCGACAAGCTGCTGGCGGAGGCCGGTTCGCACAAGTCGAAGCTCCTGCAGACCATCATCTGGCTTGCCGACATGAAGGACTTCGCCGAGATGAACGCCGTGTGGGACAAGTGGGTCGACGGCCCCAACGCGCCTGCCCGCGCCACCGGCGAAGCCAAGCTCGCGGGTCCGGAATATCTGGTCGAGATCATCGTCACCGCGGCGATCTGA
- a CDS encoding HPP family protein — MRHHIRTFTARHEPAGRLTSHIKSALGAAAGIATVGGFSAMTELPLLIAPLGATVVLLFGQPASPLAQPVNIFGGYLLATIIAVSTAHAFPGVWLAAALAVGFVIAAMQVLRVTHPPAGAVPLVTLSAPLQSASLFVTILLACLSLMVLALVHHRIPPHVPYPRPLG; from the coding sequence ATGCGTCATCATATCCGGACATTCACCGCGCGTCATGAACCGGCGGGCCGGCTGACGTCGCATATCAAATCCGCGCTCGGCGCCGCCGCAGGCATCGCGACTGTCGGCGGCTTCTCCGCCATGACCGAACTGCCGCTGCTGATCGCGCCCCTTGGTGCGACGGTCGTGCTGCTGTTCGGCCAGCCTGCCAGCCCGCTGGCGCAGCCGGTCAACATTTTCGGCGGCTATCTCCTCGCGACGATCATCGCCGTCTCGACCGCGCACGCGTTTCCCGGTGTCTGGCTGGCCGCCGCGCTGGCCGTTGGATTCGTGATCGCGGCAATGCAGGTGCTGCGGGTCACGCACCCGCCGGCCGGCGCCGTGCCGCTGGTGACGCTCTCCGCGCCGCTCCAGAGCGCTTCCCTTTTCGTGACGATCCTGCTCGCCTGCCTCAGCCTGATGGTTCTGGCGCTCGTCCACCATCGCATCCCGCCGCACGTGCCCTATCCCCGTCCGCTGGGTTGA
- a CDS encoding type II toxin-antitoxin system prevent-host-death family antitoxin, which translates to MNIESKPTVFSVAEAKAKFSELLSRAEAGERLTVTRHGRPIVEITGANQKPKQKLRGALKGQIWIAPDFDELGPEWDEYVK; encoded by the coding sequence GTGAACATAGAAAGCAAACCCACAGTCTTCAGCGTTGCGGAAGCCAAGGCGAAGTTCTCGGAACTTCTGAGCCGAGCCGAAGCAGGCGAGCGTCTGACGGTGACGCGGCACGGACGTCCCATCGTCGAGATTACGGGCGCGAACCAAAAGCCTAAGCAAAAGCTTCGCGGAGCCCTGAAAGGGCAAATCTGGATCGCACCCGATTTCGACGAACTCGGTCCCGAATGGGATGAATACGTAAAGTGA
- a CDS encoding DUF1428 domain-containing protein, translating into MSYVDGFILPVPKAEWEDYRKQAELGAKVWMEHGALSYVEAESDDVPDGEITSFPLAVKKEEGDTIVFSFVTYKSREHRDEVMKKVMADPRLQESMQSMPAYMKRMIYGGFKVFVER; encoded by the coding sequence ATGAGCTATGTGGACGGTTTCATTCTTCCCGTGCCGAAGGCCGAGTGGGAGGATTACAGGAAGCAGGCCGAACTTGGCGCGAAGGTCTGGATGGAGCATGGGGCCCTCTCCTATGTCGAGGCCGAGTCCGATGACGTGCCGGATGGCGAAATCACGTCGTTCCCTCTTGCGGTGAAGAAGGAAGAAGGCGACACAATCGTCTTCTCCTTCGTCACCTACAAATCGCGCGAGCATCGCGACGAGGTGATGAAGAAGGTGATGGCCGATCCGCGGCTGCAGGAAAGCATGCAGAGCATGCCGGCCTATATGAAGCGGATGATTTACGGAGGCTTCAAGGTCTTCGTGGAGCGTTGA
- a CDS encoding type II toxin-antitoxin system Phd/YefM family antitoxin — MRTIQATELKAKLSAILGDVERGETIIVERHGKPVGKIVPIDDDRKRREDAVQAIRDYKKSGIRTGITVEEILSARDAGRP; from the coding sequence ATGAGAACGATTCAAGCAACCGAGTTAAAGGCCAAACTTTCGGCGATCCTGGGCGATGTCGAGCGCGGCGAGACGATCATCGTCGAACGTCATGGGAAGCCGGTTGGCAAGATCGTGCCTATCGACGACGACCGCAAGCGGCGGGAAGACGCGGTGCAGGCCATCAGGGACTACAAGAAGTCGGGCATCAGGACAGGCATTACGGTCGAAGAGATACTTTCAGCCCGGGACGCGGGTCGGCCGTAG
- a CDS encoding type II toxin-antitoxin system VapC family toxin, protein MSEQRFLLDTQIVLWDLGDDPRIKPRHDEILLGDYPKFLSVASLWEIALKVRKKKLVVPDNLLDILSASDVQLLPIAPEHALHVATLPDFHGDPFDLLIIAQAQIEKMTLVTADSHITRYDVRTL, encoded by the coding sequence GTGAGCGAGCAGCGGTTTCTGCTCGACACACAAATCGTTCTCTGGGACCTCGGCGACGATCCGAGGATTAAGCCTCGACACGATGAGATCCTGCTTGGCGACTATCCGAAATTCCTGAGCGTCGCCTCACTTTGGGAAATCGCGCTCAAGGTAAGGAAGAAAAAACTCGTTGTGCCGGACAACCTGCTCGACATACTTTCTGCAAGCGACGTGCAATTGTTGCCGATAGCGCCGGAGCACGCCTTGCATGTAGCGACTTTGCCGGACTTTCACGGCGATCCGTTCGACCTCCTGATCATTGCCCAAGCGCAGATCGAGAAGATGACTTTAGTGACGGCGGATAGTCACATCACGCGCTACGACGTTCGCACACTCTAG
- the pcaD gene encoding 3-oxoadipate enol-lactonase: MKFTRVNGVVLHYELSGSRVLPLIVFSNSLGTDLRIWDHVVERLAGRYRMLRYDKRGHGLSEAPPGPYSLVDHVEDLAALMAHLSLDRAAVVGLSVGGLIAQGLAARHPDMVAALVLSNTAHKIGTEAVWNDRIATVQNEGIAAIADMVMERWFTPQFRSPENADFAGYTAMLVRSPASGYAATCAAIRDADLTESTAALAVPTLCIVGDHDGSTPPDLVRSMANLIKGSQFRVIADAGHIPCVEQPDEVADLIATFLKGARYA; encoded by the coding sequence ATGAAGTTTACGCGAGTCAACGGCGTCGTCCTTCACTATGAACTCTCCGGCAGCAGGGTGCTGCCGCTGATCGTGTTCTCCAATTCGCTGGGCACCGACCTGCGCATATGGGATCATGTCGTCGAGCGGCTGGCCGGCCGCTACCGGATGCTGCGCTACGACAAGCGCGGCCACGGGCTTTCCGAAGCGCCGCCCGGACCCTACAGCCTCGTCGACCATGTCGAGGATCTCGCCGCGCTGATGGCCCATCTCTCGCTCGACCGCGCGGCCGTGGTCGGGCTGTCGGTGGGCGGACTGATCGCGCAGGGGCTCGCCGCGCGCCATCCGGACATGGTGGCGGCGCTCGTCCTCTCCAACACCGCGCACAAGATCGGCACGGAGGCCGTCTGGAACGACCGCATCGCGACGGTTCAGAACGAGGGTATCGCGGCCATCGCCGACATGGTGATGGAGCGCTGGTTCACCCCGCAGTTCCGCTCGCCGGAAAACGCGGATTTCGCAGGCTATACGGCGATGCTGGTCCGCTCGCCGGCCAGCGGCTATGCCGCCACCTGCGCGGCAATCCGCGACGCGGACCTGACGGAATCGACCGCTGCGCTGGCAGTGCCGACGCTCTGCATCGTCGGCGACCACGACGGCTCGACACCCCCCGATCTGGTCCGGTCGATGGCGAACCTCATCAAGGGCTCGCAGTTTCGCGTCATCGCCGATGCGGGTCACATTCCCTGCGTCGAGCAGCCGGACGAGGTGGCCGACCTGATCGCCACGTTCCTGAAAGGCGCACGCTACGCTTGA